From Hymenobacter sedentarius, a single genomic window includes:
- a CDS encoding NADH:flavin oxidoreductase/NADH oxidase, with the protein MVTLFEPLALRGVTLKNRIVVSPMCQYSSVDGFATDWHLVHLGSRAVGGAGLIISEAAAVSPEGRISPDDLGIWKDEHLHMLTRITAFLKSQGSVPGIQLAHAGRKASTYSPWKGEGHVPESEGGWQPVGPSALAFAPTYGTPHALDGPGLQKVIADFRAAAERALAAGFEVIELHAAHGYLLHEFLSPLSNHRTDEYGGTFENRIRLLLEVVAATREVWPAELPLIVRISVTDWTEGGWNADESVQLAAMLKVRGVDMIDCSTGGNVPKAPIPVGPGYQVQFAERIKQETGMLTGAVGLITTPAEAEAILTNGQADVVLLAREFLREPYFPLFAAHDLGVEMPWPVQYERAKPRAHVAAGPR; encoded by the coding sequence ATGGTCACTCTTTTTGAACCCCTTGCCCTGCGCGGCGTCACCCTGAAAAACCGCATTGTGGTGTCGCCCATGTGCCAATACAGCAGTGTGGACGGCTTTGCCACCGACTGGCACCTCGTGCACCTGGGGAGCCGCGCCGTGGGCGGCGCGGGCCTCATCATTTCCGAGGCGGCGGCCGTCTCGCCCGAAGGCCGCATCAGCCCCGACGACTTGGGCATTTGGAAAGACGAGCACCTGCACATGCTCACGCGCATCACGGCTTTCCTGAAAAGCCAGGGCAGCGTGCCCGGCATTCAGCTGGCCCATGCCGGCCGCAAAGCCAGCACCTACAGCCCCTGGAAAGGCGAAGGCCACGTACCCGAAAGTGAAGGCGGCTGGCAGCCCGTGGGCCCCAGTGCCCTGGCATTTGCCCCCACTTACGGCACGCCGCACGCCCTCGATGGGCCCGGCCTGCAAAAGGTCATCGCCGATTTTCGGGCGGCGGCGGAGCGCGCACTGGCCGCCGGCTTCGAGGTGATTGAGCTGCACGCGGCGCACGGCTACCTGCTGCACGAGTTTCTGTCGCCGCTCAGCAACCACCGCACCGACGAGTACGGCGGCACGTTCGAGAACCGCATCCGGCTGCTGCTTGAGGTGGTGGCGGCCACCCGCGAAGTGTGGCCCGCTGAGCTGCCGCTCATCGTGCGCATTTCGGTGACGGACTGGACCGAAGGCGGCTGGAATGCCGACGAATCGGTGCAGCTCGCGGCCATGCTCAAGGTGCGGGGCGTGGACATGATAGACTGCTCGACGGGCGGCAACGTGCCCAAGGCGCCCATTCCAGTAGGCCCCGGCTACCAGGTGCAATTCGCCGAGCGCATCAAGCAGGAAACGGGCATGCTAACCGGGGCCGTGGGCCTGATTACCACCCCCGCCGAGGCCGAGGCCATTCTGACCAACGGGCAAGCCGATGTGGTGCTGCTGGCCCGCGAATTTTTGCGCGAGCCCTACTTCCCCTTGTTCGCCGCCCACGACCTGGGCGTTGAGATGCCGTGGCCGGTGCAATACGAGCGCGCCAAGCCGCGAGCTCACGTGGCCGCCGGGCCGCGGTAG
- a CDS encoding DinB family protein produces the protein MPNPETLEVWLRGPLPNVPPLLQPVAHALLQAREELTAAMRTFPAALLNERPAGLASVGFHLQHLSGVLDRLFTYARDEALSATQLAALAAETPPLPIQADSVTQLVSRFTMQVDKALAQLQTTAEASLTQPRGVGRAQIPSTVLGLLVHSAEHTSRHLGQLLVTARVVQSGK, from the coding sequence ATGCCCAACCCCGAAACCCTGGAAGTATGGCTGCGCGGCCCCCTGCCCAACGTGCCCCCACTGCTGCAGCCCGTGGCGCACGCCCTGCTGCAAGCCCGCGAAGAGCTCACCGCCGCCATGCGCACCTTCCCGGCCGCGCTGCTCAACGAGCGGCCGGCCGGCCTGGCCTCCGTCGGCTTCCACCTGCAGCACCTCTCCGGCGTGCTCGACCGGCTGTTTACCTACGCCCGCGACGAGGCCTTGAGCGCCACCCAGCTAGCCGCCTTAGCCGCCGAAACCCCGCCGCTGCCCATTCAGGCCGACTCGGTAACGCAATTGGTGAGCCGCTTCACTATGCAGGTAGATAAAGCTTTAGCTCAACTCCAGACCACCGCCGAAGCCAGCCTGACCCAGCCCCGTGGTGTGGGCCGGGCCCAGATTCCTTCCACTGTACTGGGCCTGCTGGTGCACTCCGCCGAGCACACCTCCCGCCACCTGGGCCAGCTGCTGGTCACGGCGCGGGTAGTGCAGAGCGGTAAGTAA
- the lysA gene encoding diaminopimelate decarboxylase: protein MSGINDALRAAADQFGTPLYVYDSATITRQYEKLKNGFSGHKTRFFYACKALSNVSILRHIHGLGAGLDCVSINEVRLGLHVGFAPDDILFTPNSVTFEELVEAKNLGVNLNIDNISLLERFGAAFGGSYPVCVRLNPHIEAGGNYKIQTGHIDSKFGISIHQLRHLERVVKGTGLHVRGLHMHTGSEIKDVGVFMRALEILFDAAGRFPELDFLDLGSGFKVPYKPGDAETDVATLGKQVAEAFKGFEKEYGRPLECWFEPGKYLVSESGYLLVNVAVVKQTTATVFAGVNSGFNHLIRPMFYDSYHHISNLTNPKGTERLYTVVGNICETDTFAWDRLLPEIRENDLLAFHNAGAYGFEMSSSFNSRTRPAEVLLENGKLRLIRHRQTFEDLLAGQVDAEEVVRESAV, encoded by the coding sequence ATGTCAGGTATTAACGATGCGCTGCGCGCCGCTGCCGACCAGTTCGGCACCCCCCTTTACGTCTACGATTCAGCGACCATTACGCGTCAATACGAAAAGCTAAAAAATGGCTTCTCGGGGCACAAAACGCGCTTTTTTTATGCCTGCAAAGCGCTGAGCAACGTAAGCATTCTGCGCCACATCCACGGCCTGGGAGCGGGGCTCGACTGCGTGAGCATCAACGAGGTACGGCTGGGCCTGCACGTGGGCTTTGCGCCCGACGACATCCTGTTTACACCCAACAGTGTGACGTTTGAGGAGCTGGTAGAGGCTAAAAACTTGGGCGTCAACCTCAACATTGACAATATCTCGCTGCTGGAGCGGTTCGGCGCCGCGTTTGGCGGGTCGTACCCGGTGTGCGTCCGCCTGAACCCCCACATCGAAGCGGGCGGCAACTACAAGATTCAAACCGGCCACATCGACAGCAAGTTTGGCATCAGCATTCACCAGCTGCGCCACCTCGAGCGCGTGGTGAAGGGCACCGGCCTGCACGTGCGCGGCCTGCACATGCACACAGGCTCCGAAATCAAGGACGTGGGCGTGTTCATGCGGGCCCTGGAGATTCTGTTCGACGCGGCGGGCCGCTTCCCGGAGCTGGATTTTCTGGACCTGGGCTCAGGCTTCAAAGTGCCCTACAAGCCCGGCGACGCCGAAACCGACGTGGCCACGCTCGGCAAGCAAGTGGCCGAGGCCTTCAAAGGCTTTGAGAAAGAATACGGCCGCCCGCTGGAGTGCTGGTTTGAGCCGGGCAAGTACCTGGTGAGCGAAAGCGGCTACCTGCTGGTGAACGTGGCCGTGGTGAAGCAAACCACCGCCACCGTGTTTGCGGGCGTGAACTCGGGCTTCAACCACCTGATTCGGCCCATGTTCTACGACAGCTACCACCACATCAGCAACCTGACCAACCCCAAGGGCACCGAGCGGCTGTACACGGTGGTGGGCAACATCTGCGAGACCGACACCTTTGCCTGGGACCGCCTGCTGCCCGAGATTCGCGAAAACGACTTGCTGGCGTTTCACAACGCCGGCGCCTACGGCTTTGAGATGAGCAGCAGCTTCAACTCGCGCACCCGACCCGCCGAAGTGCTGCTGGAAAACGGCAAGCTGCGCCTCATCCGCCACCGCCAGACCTTCGAAGACCTGCTGGCCGGGCAGGTAGACGCCGAGGAAGTAGTGCGCGAAAGCGCGGTTTAG
- a CDS encoding pirin family protein produces the protein MRTIKKQHRAINAPIADLVTYRALPTDSVEHIDPFLFLNHHGPQVYRPKNHGLPFGPHPHRGFETVTFILEGDILHKDSSGHESVIEAGGIQWMTAGSGLIHAEVSSDQFKQSGGPLEILQLWVNLPAKDKMVAPRYIGLQKNEIPTVTLDGGVVIHAVSGQWTGTAGAVQPLADVQLAWVELPAAATVTLPIAAARNIFFYVVRGTVRVNGTEAKSRQLVEFNHDGDELTIEAADADALVLLGHALPFNEPIVSYGPFVMNTEAEIQQAYRDYQRGAFGTWEG, from the coding sequence ATGCGCACCATTAAGAAGCAGCACCGCGCCATCAACGCACCCATTGCCGACCTTGTGACTTATCGGGCTCTGCCCACGGATTCGGTCGAGCACATCGACCCTTTCCTGTTTCTGAACCACCACGGCCCGCAGGTGTACCGGCCCAAGAACCACGGCTTGCCGTTTGGCCCGCACCCGCACCGGGGCTTCGAAACGGTGACGTTCATTCTGGAGGGCGACATTCTGCACAAGGACAGCAGCGGCCACGAAAGCGTGATTGAAGCCGGCGGCATTCAGTGGATGACGGCCGGCAGCGGGCTGATTCACGCCGAAGTCTCCTCCGACCAGTTCAAGCAAAGCGGCGGGCCGCTCGAAATCCTGCAGCTGTGGGTGAACCTGCCGGCCAAGGACAAGATGGTGGCCCCACGCTACATCGGGCTGCAAAAAAATGAGATTCCGACCGTGACGCTGGACGGCGGCGTGGTCATTCACGCGGTATCCGGCCAGTGGACTGGCACTGCGGGAGCCGTGCAGCCCCTGGCCGATGTGCAGTTGGCGTGGGTTGAGCTACCGGCCGCGGCCACCGTTACCCTTCCCATTGCGGCGGCGCGCAACATCTTCTTTTACGTGGTGCGCGGCACCGTGCGCGTAAACGGCACCGAAGCCAAGTCCCGGCAACTGGTGGAATTCAACCACGACGGCGACGAGCTGACCATCGAAGCCGCCGATGCCGACGCCCTGGTGCTACTCGGCCACGCCCTGCCGTTCAACGAGCCCATTGTGTCCTACGGCCCATTTGTGATGAACACCGAAGCCGAGATTCAGCAGGCTTACCGCGACTACCAGCGCGGCGCTTTCGGCACGTGGGAGGGCTAG
- a CDS encoding Gfo/Idh/MocA family protein, with protein sequence MLRETAATPAFEAVPEADCDESRRQFINHAGRGRLAMSVAVALPVAAAKAQAAASAAQAPATGPTDVKLPPLNAPTEPQSAGPPNPDPVDQRVGFALVGLGHLTLEELLPAFAHCKHAKLVALVSGDADKMGKIARQYGIKSSSCYSYQTYDQLKNNPEVEVIYIVLPNSMHAEFTVRGAQAGKHILCEKPMANSVKECEEMIAACKKAGKKLMIAYRIQYEPLNRMAQKMVRDKTYGPTKLIEMVNTQNQAHDNQWRHKKALAGGGALPDIGLYCLNTTRFLLGEEPTEVSASIYSTPGDARFKEVEENVSFRLRFPSGVMASCVTGYGSFNSKAYTVHAETGSIRMDPAFTYHGLHQERVHAPGGKELKETPGGDEKNQFALEMDHMAECVRQNKTPYTPGEEGLQDQRIMEAIYESAKENKPVKLDNVLKIDAFRGTPPTDEA encoded by the coding sequence ATGCTCCGAGAAACTGCCGCTACCCCTGCTTTTGAAGCCGTACCCGAGGCCGACTGCGACGAGTCGCGCCGCCAATTTATCAACCACGCCGGCCGGGGGCGGCTAGCCATGAGCGTGGCCGTTGCCTTGCCCGTGGCGGCTGCTAAGGCCCAGGCGGCGGCCAGTGCGGCCCAAGCACCCGCTACCGGCCCCACCGACGTGAAACTGCCGCCCCTGAACGCGCCCACCGAGCCGCAAAGCGCCGGCCCGCCCAACCCCGACCCCGTGGACCAGCGCGTGGGCTTTGCGCTGGTGGGCCTGGGTCACCTTACCCTGGAAGAGCTGCTGCCCGCTTTCGCCCATTGCAAGCACGCCAAGCTGGTGGCCCTGGTGAGCGGCGACGCCGACAAAATGGGCAAAATAGCCCGCCAGTACGGCATCAAGTCCAGCAGCTGCTACTCCTACCAGACCTACGACCAGCTCAAGAACAACCCCGAGGTGGAGGTGATTTACATTGTGCTGCCCAACTCCATGCACGCCGAATTCACTGTTCGTGGGGCGCAGGCGGGCAAACACATTCTCTGCGAAAAGCCCATGGCCAACTCCGTGAAGGAGTGCGAGGAAATGATTGCGGCCTGCAAAAAAGCTGGCAAAAAGCTCATGATTGCCTACCGCATTCAGTACGAGCCGCTCAACCGCATGGCCCAGAAGATGGTGCGCGATAAAACCTACGGACCCACCAAGCTCATTGAGATGGTGAACACCCAGAACCAGGCCCACGACAACCAGTGGCGCCACAAAAAAGCCCTGGCCGGCGGCGGTGCCCTGCCCGATATCGGCTTGTATTGCCTCAACACCACCCGTTTCTTGCTGGGCGAAGAGCCCACCGAAGTGTCGGCCAGCATCTACAGCACGCCGGGCGATGCGCGCTTCAAGGAAGTAGAAGAAAACGTGAGCTTCCGGCTGCGCTTCCCCAGCGGCGTGATGGCCAGTTGCGTGACGGGCTACGGCAGCTTCAACAGCAAGGCCTACACCGTGCACGCCGAAACCGGCAGCATCAGGATGGACCCTGCTTTTACCTACCACGGCCTGCACCAGGAGCGGGTACACGCCCCCGGCGGAAAAGAGCTCAAGGAAACTCCTGGGGGCGACGAGAAAAACCAGTTTGCCCTGGAAATGGACCACATGGCCGAATGCGTGCGCCAAAACAAAACGCCCTACACGCCCGGCGAAGAAGGCCTGCAGGACCAGCGCATTATGGAAGCCATCTATGAGTCGGCCAAGGAAAACAAGCCGGTAAAGCTGGACAACGTGCTGAAAATCGATGCCTTCCGCGGCACGCCACCCACGGACGAGGCATAA
- a CDS encoding pentapeptide repeat-containing protein, which yields MKPRRKPTAARKPHYFPDENVAERWDARHLAGQTEFDEYRFVGCDFSGADLSNKRFSDCLFERCNLSSAGLAGTALQNVAFDDCKLLGLQFTACRDMLFGVHFDQCQLRYASFAARKMPATRFVRCALDEADFADADLSAAVFQDCSLAGAVFQKTQLVGADFTTATGFTIDPESNQLRGARFTLHGLLGVVAKYELVIE from the coding sequence ATGAAACCACGCCGCAAACCCACTGCCGCCCGCAAGCCCCACTACTTTCCGGACGAAAACGTGGCGGAGCGCTGGGATGCGCGCCACCTGGCGGGCCAAACCGAGTTTGACGAGTACCGCTTCGTGGGCTGCGATTTTAGCGGGGCCGACTTGAGCAACAAGCGTTTCAGCGACTGCCTGTTTGAGCGCTGCAACTTGTCATCGGCGGGCCTGGCGGGTACGGCGCTGCAGAACGTGGCTTTTGATGATTGCAAGCTGCTGGGCCTGCAGTTCACGGCGTGCCGCGACATGCTGTTTGGCGTGCACTTCGACCAGTGCCAGCTGCGCTACGCTTCCTTTGCGGCCCGCAAGATGCCGGCCACGCGCTTCGTGCGCTGCGCCCTGGACGAGGCCGATTTCGCCGACGCCGACCTTTCGGCCGCCGTGTTTCAGGACTGCTCCCTGGCTGGCGCCGTGTTTCAAAAAACCCAGCTCGTGGGGGCCGATTTTACTACCGCCACCGGCTTCACCATCGACCCCGAAAGCAACCAGCTGCGAGGTGCCCGCTTCACGCTGCACGGCCTGCTGGGCGTGGTGGCCAAGTACGAGCTGGTAATCGAATAA